In Chitinophaga nivalis, a single genomic region encodes these proteins:
- a CDS encoding dicarboxylate/amino acid:cation symporter, with amino-acid sequence MEFLKTYRSMFWLLGGIIAGSIAGVLAGDQVVIFKPIGDIFLNLLFTAIIPLVFFAISSAIAHIDASNKLGRVLGVMSLVFLSTILISGFLTIVAVWIFPIHQPVTLSKAADLGSSGNFGEQLTQLLTVSEFYELLSRKKMLPFIIFSVLIGLAAMRSGERGVAFRQFLYAGNEVMKDLLTLIMKVAPLGLGAYFAYQVGTVGPQLFGTYAQSLGLYYGFGIFYFVVGFSFYAFVAGGTTGIKIFWKNNILPTLTAVGTGSSIATIPANLEAVARMGVPANIGNVVVPLGASLHKDGSSISSIIKMAVVFGMFGKGFDSPEIIFMALGVTVLASIVEGGIPNGGYAGEMLVMSVYGFPIEALPPLMIIGTLVDPLATILNATGDNVCAMLTARFLPKQVPATA; translated from the coding sequence TTTTCCTGAATCTCTTGTTTACCGCCATCATACCACTGGTATTTTTTGCCATCTCCTCCGCTATTGCACATATTGATGCCTCCAATAAACTGGGGCGTGTATTGGGCGTCATGTCGCTCGTATTTCTCAGCACCATCCTGATTTCCGGCTTTCTTACCATCGTAGCCGTGTGGATTTTTCCGATCCATCAGCCCGTAACGTTGAGCAAGGCAGCAGACCTGGGCTCATCCGGTAACTTCGGGGAACAGCTCACACAGCTTCTTACAGTGAGTGAGTTTTATGAGCTGCTCTCCCGTAAAAAGATGTTGCCGTTTATTATTTTCTCGGTGCTCATTGGACTGGCAGCGATGCGTTCCGGTGAGCGGGGTGTTGCCTTCCGGCAGTTTTTGTATGCCGGCAATGAAGTGATGAAAGACCTGCTCACCCTCATTATGAAAGTAGCGCCGCTGGGCCTGGGCGCCTACTTTGCCTATCAGGTAGGCACAGTAGGGCCGCAGCTGTTTGGTACCTATGCCCAGTCGCTGGGCCTCTACTATGGTTTTGGCATATTTTATTTTGTGGTTGGTTTTAGTTTTTACGCTTTTGTGGCCGGTGGTACCACCGGTATTAAAATATTCTGGAAAAACAACATTCTTCCTACTCTCACTGCTGTGGGTACCGGCAGTAGTATTGCCACTATTCCTGCCAACCTGGAAGCCGTTGCCCGGATGGGTGTACCGGCCAATATAGGCAATGTGGTGGTACCTCTGGGTGCCTCGCTGCATAAAGATGGCTCCAGTATTTCTTCCATCATCAAGATGGCCGTTGTATTCGGCATGTTCGGCAAGGGCTTCGACAGTCCGGAGATCATCTTCATGGCACTGGGTGTTACGGTACTGGCAAGCATTGTAGAAGGTGGTATTCCCAATGGTGGTTATGCAGGGGAAATGCTTGTTATGAGCGTATATGGGTTCCCGATAGAAGCCCTTCCCCCACTGATGATTATTGGTACCCTGGTAGATCCGCTGGCAACGATACTGAATGCCACGGGCGACAACGTTTGTGCTATGCTGACAGCGCGTTTTCTACCAAAGCAGGTACCGGCAACCGCTTAA